Proteins encoded within one genomic window of Haematobia irritans isolate KBUSLIRL chromosome 5, ASM5000362v1, whole genome shotgun sequence:
- the LOC142239302 gene encoding 23 kDa integral membrane protein-like, protein MDCGGVFVKYVLFIFNILFVVCGILLIVFGSLMLSSIGDIKDIVNSAETHTVPIAVLVLGCIIFVIAFLGCCGAIRENSCCTMTYSVIMFALFLCQLALVIFIWVKREAILNAMDYSIKSIWDQRQTDRSLMDGLELGLKCCGYNGPTDYTLETVPKSCCGASATSCSMVEALLRPGCRSAFDRTWSKNLDIIRYAGLGVAGIELIAFIFACCLANQVRNNYRRSNY, encoded by the exons GTATGTGGTATTCTTCTCATCGTTTTCGGATCCCTTATGCTCTCAAGTATTGGGGACATCAAGGATATTGTAAATTCAGCTGAAACTCATACGGTTCCCATCGCTGTACTGGTTCTGGGATGTATAATTTTCGTTATAGCCTTCCTAGGATGCTGTGGTGCGATTAGAGAAAACTCATGCTGCACTATGACG TATTCCGTAATCATGTTCGCCCTATTCCTATGCCAATTGGCTTTGGTAATTTTCATTTGGGTAAAACGAGAAGCAATCCTGAACGCCATGGACTACAGCATAAAATCCATTTGGGATCAACGTCAAACCGACCGCAGCCTCATGGATGGTCTCGAATTGGGC TTAAAATGCTGCGGCTACAATGGACCCACCGATTACACTTTGGAAACAGTTCCCAAATCCTGTTGTGGTGCCTCTGCCACGAGTTGTTCAATGGTTGAAGCCCTCTTGCGCCCCGGTTGTCGATCAGCCTTTGACAGGACATGGTCAAAGAACCTTGATATTATTCGCTATGCTGGTTTAGGTGTTGCTGGAATTGAG CTTATTGCCTTCATATTTGCTTGTTGCTTGGCCAATCAAGTGCGCAACAATTACCGAAGATCAAATTATTAA